Proteins encoded in a region of the Epinephelus lanceolatus isolate andai-2023 chromosome 20, ASM4190304v1, whole genome shotgun sequence genome:
- the msrb2 gene encoding methionine-R-sulfoxide reductase B2, mitochondrial encodes MSRLTARLFVVVSQHATARSVVLPRRIPAFIRPVCTSQGLQSLIRYDETKDWQKKLTPEQYVVTRERGTEVPFSGIYLNHFEVGMYHCVCCDAPLFSSEAKYDSGTGWPAFKEAHGTWERDESSASIIRRPDNSLGSAGTEVLCKNCDSHLGHVFEDGPDPTGQRFCINSVALMFKPRGNSKPGEDERD; translated from the exons ATGTCTCGTCTCACCGCCCGTCTCTTCGTGGTAGTGTCTCAACATGCGACAGCCAGATCTGTGGTGTTACCGAGGAGGATCCCGGCGTTCATTCGTCCTGTGTGCACATCTCAAG GCCTGCAGTCACTCATCCGTTACGATGAGACAAAAGACTGGCAAAAGAAACTGACCCCAGAACAGTATGTAGtcaccagagaaagagggacagAGGTG CCCTTCAGTGGGATCTACCTTAACCATTTTGAGGTGGGGATGTACCACTGTGTCTGCTGTGATGCTCCACTTTTCAG TTCAGAGGCTAAGTATGACTCTGGGACAGGCTGGCCTGCATTCAAAGAGGCTCATGGGACATGGGAGCGTGACGAAAGCTCCGCCTCCATCATCCGTCGCCCTGACAACAGCCTGGGTAGCGCTGGGACAGAGGTCCTTTGTAAGAAT TGTGATTCCCACCTGGGTCATGTGTTTGAAGACGGACCGGATCCGACAGGTCAGCGGTTCTGCATCAACAGTGTGGCCCTCATGTTTAAACCCAGAGGAAACAGCAAACCTGGCGAGGATGAGCGGGACTAA